The genomic stretch GCCCCCCACCTGCACCTGCTCATCCAGGACGACGGCACTGGCTTCGATCCCCGCCTCCTCAGCCACCCGCCCCCCGGCCACTACGGCCTCGCCGGTCTCAAAGAACGCGCCGCCAAAATCCGCGCCCACCTCGAGATCACCACCCATCCGCAAACCGGCACCCGCATCTCCCTGCGCCTGCCCCTCAGCCTCTCGTCCCATGCAGCCACCCACTGAAAACACCATCCGCGTCATGATCGTGGACGACCACTTCTTCACCCGCATCGGCCTCACCGCCGCCCTCAATCTCGAGGAAGGCATCGGCGTCATCGCCGAAGGCACCTGCGGCCAGGACGCCATCGACCTCTACACCCAGCACCGGCCCGATGTCGTCGTCCTCGACGGCCACCTCCCCGACATGCACGGCACCGATGCCGCCCGTGAAATCGTCAAACGCTACGATGCCGCCCGCCTCCTCCTCTTCTCCGTCGAAGAGACCGAAGAAGACATCCACCGCGCCGTCACCGCCGGCGTCCGTGGTTACCTGCCCAAGACCGCCTCCCGGCCCGATCTCATCCACGCCATCCGCACCCTCGCCTCCGGCCGCCGCTACTTCCCCCAGCCCGTCCTCGGCAAGCTCCAGGAACGCCGCAGCCACGTCACCCTCTCCGCTCGTGAGCAAGTCGTCCTCCAACACATGGCCAAAGGCTGGCCCAACAAACTCATCGCCGCCGAAATGGCCGTCTCCACCGAGACCGTCAAGACCTACGTCGCCCGCATCCTCAGCAAGCTCGACGTCCAAGACCGCACCCAAGCCGTCATGACCGCCCTTGATCGCGGCCTGCTGCGGAGGTAGGAGGGAGGGGAAAAAGCAGAAAGAGGAAATGGGAAAGCAGAGGGGGGAGAAAGGGGCCGAGTGTTCAGTGCTCAGTTCGGAGGTCAAGAAGTCAAAGGTCAAAGACGTCAAGAAGCCGCAAAGCGTCCTGGACTGCGCCAGTCCTCTGGCGCTTTCGAAAAGCTCACCCGCACTCGTTCGCAGCATGGAGCGCGGGCGTCCCGCCTGCTGTTTCCTGCGTCCTCGCGGGAAACCGTTCTCCCATCCCGCAGCCCACCCGTCCCCCCCAAGCCCCAATGCTCCCAGCGGGAGCCCGGAACGTAGCCGGTGGTGAAGGTGGCGCAGCCACCGGGAACCACCGGACCCCAACCTAACAAACGATGCCAATTAAGACCGCGTCCTGAAGGGACGCTGGAAACCTCCGTCCGCCCCCACATCCTCAGAGCTTTCCCCGCCCCCCAAGGAGCGGGACTTGCCAAGTCCCGGCCTCTGAATCTGCGCATGTCCTCACAGGCACCTTCTGGAGAATGGTAAAAAGAGGGCGGGTGAAAAATGAAGCCATCGAAAAGGGCATCAGCCAATAGATGATCTAACACCTTGTTAGACTGGCTCCGCCGCAACGCGGTGGATGGCTTGAAGACCCACTATGCCCACGACCCAAGACCCCTTCGCCAGAGAGGATGCCCTGGAGGCTGGCAGGGGGGGGAAGTGCCTGCTATGGGGTGGCATTGTTCTTTCCTAACTAATTGGACCAATGAGTGGGGAATGGTGATCAAATCCGAGTTTCTTGGCCATCTCAGAGGTTTCAAAAGCAGCAATGGCTTCGAAAGTGGTGACAAAGATAAAAAATAGCTCGGTGCTGTCAGCAATGTCACAGGTGACATGGATCGAATAAGATTCACCAATGCTATTCAGGAACTCCATAACCATTGGAACCAAGTCATGAACAAGCATACGCTCGCTTTTCACGATGAAAGACAGCATCCGAAAGCTGCTTGCATCATGACTCATATAAAAATCGATTTCCTCATCTTCCAACCCGCTTTTAGAGCCTACAAAACCGGCATTTGTCAGGCAATCGAATAATCTGCATCCATTCTCATACACACGATCCGCAAATTCCAGGCGGTCATTTTCAGAGGTGAAAAAAATCGGCGGATGAGGCTGCCCAACAAGCT from Prosthecobacter algae encodes the following:
- a CDS encoding response regulator transcription factor — encoded protein: MQPPTENTIRVMIVDDHFFTRIGLTAALNLEEGIGVIAEGTCGQDAIDLYTQHRPDVVVLDGHLPDMHGTDAAREIVKRYDAARLLLFSVEETEEDIHRAVTAGVRGYLPKTASRPDLIHAIRTLASGRRYFPQPVLGKLQERRSHVTLSAREQVVLQHMAKGWPNKLIAAEMAVSTETVKTYVARILSKLDVQDRTQAVMTALDRGLLRR